Below is a window of Anas platyrhynchos isolate ZD024472 breed Pekin duck chromosome 13, IASCAAS_PekinDuck_T2T, whole genome shotgun sequence DNA.
ATGGAAAATGCCATGAAAATCTTCCCATGGCTTACCTCTCCTTCTGTTCTCAAGTGAATGCTTAGAGCTAGGGTAACGTAAGCCAGAAATACATGAGCTGTCATTGGATGATCTAGGACAGAGGATGGTGTGATAGGGAGCAACTGTCCTTCATTGTGGGCTgggctgaaataaaattatcccATGTTGTCTGCAAGCTATAACTGTGCATATGTGTAATTATTACACTGATACTTTGTAACTTGTTGCCGTCTCTGAGTTCGGAATTCTCGTTTCctaaaaaactatttttgtcTTCTTACGTGCACCTATCTGTTAGCAGAtacttatttatataaattctCCATTAAACCTAATCCCACTATAATAGTATACATATTTCTAAGTATGAAGTCCTCAAGGCgaacttttcttcatttttattttagtgacAGTTTTATTACATTGGATTCCCTGTAGAAccgaaacaaaatatttcacccAGGCTTACAATCTACCCCCAGCAAATATAAATGGTGATTTTCCATCAAAATCCCTTTTGCTAACTACACCGGGTAATTTACCAAGAATTCTCTGGTAATGATACTACTGTCTTTTTCCACCCATGATATTGCACAGTCTTCCTTAATGAGGTCAGAAAAGGCTtctgttttaaatgtgttttgaaatctATATGGCACCCTATAGACACACTGTTGTCAAAGCTGTGTACTCAGATGCAGGCAGTTCCTTAGCactgtttctttccattttgttttcctccaggcttgtttgtttctgtatttccttgCCACTTATATTTTAGCAATGGATTAATAtaattctaaagaaaaatatttgttctgctgtcaattttaaaataatttgcatttttaactgTATAGTTTTTCAATGTAGTTTTTTGTAACACATTAATCAGGAATATTATTATTCCTCTAAAGTTGTAAGGCAGACTGTAGGTTCAGAGATGCTTTAAAGAACGTGTTGTTCTGGTCATTTTGTCCAGTAACTGTTGAACTGTCTCCACACACAAAGACAAAGATCAACTTGGTGCTTGTCCTCCAGGACAGCTGTCTAGGAGTACAAGTAGTGTCCTCCTTAGAAAACAGCTGTATTCATTATGCCTCCCTTCAAGACATCACGTATCAGGATCAAGGCACTGCTGCTGTATGCAGCATTCTTCCAGCCAGAACATGTTCTCTTCCTAAAAAGGCTTATATTAGTTTTGTTTGAAATAGGTTGTATGTGTTTAtaacaattttctttcttgctttgaGTTGGATTGTTGGGAGATGGAGAGGACTGCTGTTGGGAGATGGAGAATAAGCAGAGCAGACTGATAGtaggatgtttttcttctggtttcttTTAATCTGCGTATATCACAAGATAAGTGAATCATTTGTAAACAAGCTTTTGATTCCACAAGAGAGAgcgctgggattttttttttttgaaactttaaTGCCTAGTTATCACCATCACATTTTAGGCAGCTCTCTAAAAAGATAGGTAAGTGGAGTAcgtcttgtgtgtgtgtttgaggTGGTGATAAAAGTAAGGATGGTAACAGAAAATCAGACAAAACCACTAAGCCACTGCTCATGGAGCCAGAACTACATAGGCTAGTACTTATTTCTAACTGTCCATTTCAAAATGCACTGTGCATAAGGATTCATTTATGGCTAATTTGATGGACTTTAGTGAAAATGTACACACATTATGCAAGCATTTGCTAAAATTTTTAGTATCCATTTACATACACAGGCTGTAATGACAACGtaatgaaatgcagcaaaagtTGTATTGAAATGGGTAAGTGCAATGTATGCATATAGAgatgaagaggggaaaaataacacTTCATAAGTTTTACAAGATCATCTTTGCCTGCATACTGAATAGAATCTAAGATCTacttatgttttttgttttgttttgttttttctgtatattATATTTCATGGCCCTACAATGGGAATTTTGAGAATTCTGCACAGTTTAATTTAGATAATAACACCATACTTCAGTCCATGAAAATGTGATTGAGAAGTTTTCTTGGTTTCTCTGAGATAATGAATTTAGTTTAGTTACTGGTAGATACATTATGACATGTAAAAAGGTACTTTATTTAATAGACTAAAATTCCTTGCACATTTTGGCATGCAGACGTGTCATTAATAGTAAGTACTACTGCTTTTCAATCTGTTGGAGCATTTATGGGCTAGTTTTAGCACGTTTTCAAGTGACAGTACatgaagcagctgcagggtCTCCTTGTAACTAACAATTCTGACCTGCCCTCTTCCAAGGCACAAACACTCTCTTAGGTCATAAGCTGCCATCTGCAGGGTGTTCATTGCCTATCACAAGCACGTTTACAGCAGAAATCCATTTCATCACTTagttattacaaaaaaataagatgaaatcTTTTCAACCCTCAGGAAGTTTGTGTAATCCAAATATAACTGTCTGTAAAATAGAGACAGGATTAGAAGTGAATTTTACAACAAGCAGTCTTGGGCTTGAATACTTCATAATTTTGGCACTCATAAAGCAGTATTAAGTACTTCTTGAAAAAAACATGGGAGCAAAGGTAATTTTCTGTTAAATCATAATATATTGAAAGCAGCGTCCTCTAAGTTCTTCTCTGCTATCATAGTTATGCTCCACTGTTCCAAAGTGCTGCACTCCACTGTTCCAATACATTCTTGCACTTTTTGAGAtggtctttttcatttttttatgatttttttaaacaaaattatttcattcatCATGAGCTTAATCAGTAAACATGAAAATATAAGAAGATATATAGTCACTAGTTACTTAGGCTTAACTAATATGAAACTCATCCTTGCCTGCATTTTCCATTATGATATTATTTATTAACTGCATTTAAAGATAAACATATACACTGCATGTAATAATGATACTGAGAcattaatacatatataatacaaCCTATTAAATGTGATTTGAAATGCAGTTAACTATTACCTGTAATTTAACTTACTAATGACTCCTTTTGTAATAAATGTCTgactttttcctccctcttgcACACTTCTTTGGGATTTCatgattaaataaatgaaagcagaatttcTGTGAGGATACCAAGGAGTGATGAGAGCACTGATATTTTTGTAGAGGTAGGTaatattttggatttattttctgtgaacagAATATTTGCTTGTATATAGTTAATGTGAAGAGTAGTATCGATTCTGGCTATCAAACAAGATGCAACTATAGCATtgtacctattttttttcttattaaaatggCTTTTTGATTATGGATTGATAGACATCATGCCTCATCTCACGGTGGTAATCGGGGTCTGAATTGTTCAGTAGTGTTCCTGTGCTATAAAGCTTAAAGCAAACATACCTAATATATTCACACTGAATTCTCTTAAATTCTTACTTACCTCATGAATGtctcttattttttgttatttatataaTTAGTAAGCAAAATATCTTTCAAGAAAATCTTCTGTTTTAGGAAGTGCTATTCTTCCAAGGAGACTAAACCctaacaccaaaaaaaatatatgtaaggTGTTAATCTGTGCAGAACTTCAATTTAATTGTGTACTTGAATTGttctacttttttcctttttttcctcccccagatAATTACTAATTTTGGTAAGTGCGGATATGACTGCCCAAGGCCTATAGAAAACCTGTCAAACTGTGTGCAGGTGAAAGACAATGGTTCGTTGAGTGTTTATCATTCCTGAGTCACAAACTCATCAGCAACTGTTCAATATTTTCTGTTGAATTGTGTATATTCAGCAATTTTCCATGGTACATTTGACAAAatttgggaaaataaatgttttggtaaacaaacatttaaatgtctGTCTTGGTTTTAGCTAggacaattatttttcttcctagtagcttaTATGgcgctgtgttttggattttggaTGAAAGTAATGCTGGTAACACACAGCTTAGTTATTGCTGGGCAGTGCTCACCTACATCCCTCCTGCCAGCTACGGGGCTGGCGATGCACAAGAAGTTGGGAAGCTGGCCCAGACTGGGCACTGGGCTATTCTGTGCCACGTGGCATCGTGCTGAGCAACGGAACTGGGGGGATTTGGCTAGGGGGCTGATGTTGTTCAGGGACTGCCTGGGCATTGGCCAGTGGGTGGCAAGCAATTGTGTTgtacatcactttttttttttttttaatattgtgttgttgtttttttttttttcttccccttttcccttttttattaaaCTGTCCGTATCTTaacccatgagttcttgcactttgTCCATTCTTTCAATTCTCTCCCCCTGTCTGACTGTGggggtgagcaaacagctgtgtggtgtttagttgcctgccgggttaaaccacaacagcatcAAAAACCTATTAAAAAGCAGGTGACTTCAGTCTAAGGTAATTTTATACGCACCGGCCTTGGTAAATTTTGCTTTACATCTTCCCTCTCTTTAAAGGTGAAGTTTTAAACTTAACACAGTCAGTAATGCTGCAGTTCAGAGATTACTTAGGAACTATCGCTCATGGCCAAACTCTAAACAAAAGAGTAGAGAGAATGAGAGGTTGCAGGAGGAGGTGCGTTCCAAAAACATGGCAGGAAGTCTAAGGAAACAGAttcagattgcttttttttttttttttttttttttttttcaaaataaggaAGTCAAGTAACTCAGTACACAGCTATGCTGTTCTCAGTGTGACTGTGTGATTATTAGGCCTTTTGCGTTAACTTTTAGCACGATTCTTCTTCCAAGTATAGTGATATTGTATagactcactttaggatagaataaatcttgtggttaaaaattaatgagaacaaaatagatgacatcttgttatctgttgaCCTTTTGTTATGTTGAAGCATCTTGTTAATTGAAACATCCTGTTATGTGTCGACCcttagtcaggctgagacttgagataacttgagtcaaccTTCTGTtatgtcttgttaactgagacatcccgttatctgccgaccctcagttaGGCCAAAAGCCAActcagcttggaaaacaactgattcaTCCTACCTGgcatttttttaagcaaaaggtgaaaagtgcatcacAAGGAAGACCTacggtcttcctcccaaagaccactgcccacattccgaagaccccggcccacaattcttggaaggctttgcgcaaggactgataagctaattagcatacgaagcaAGAGTAGGCGGgtttaggtaatgaatatgtataggcataaTAGAATATTCATcttttgctgtataaatatgagatggTTTGTTACTTCGGACATGCATGATAGGTGGaaagatcccccgtgcatccagcgctgcaataaagaatataccacttaaggaaatttTGGCTTCGATCTTTAAATCAATAGACACTAGAAATGTTCATTTCAGTAATTCATTAACTGGAGACAGATTTTTCAGCTATGCAAGACTTGTTTGAAactgtttggtttctttccccccccccccccccaagatcCTAACAATCAATTCAGTTGGAAAATTTGTGTCTTCTTGCTGCTCTACTTGCAGTTGTATCTATTATTGCTGTGATAGTTTATATCCTTAGAAAGCAAGGTAAGAgttctctcttgtttttttttttttttttttttttttttttttttttgaagttcagtATTTATGTAATTCCTGttgatttttgtgatttttaccACATTATCCTTTTAGATGAAATAGATTGTATAAATTTCAACACCTTTTAGGTATCATTGCAATATATAGTCACAAGGTTGTTTAAGAAACTCCAGGTAAGTCTCCATTAACgctttattttaaatcagtatCGTGCTTTTCTAGGGAATCACCCACCATGCTCATTACAGTTTGGTTCATATTGCTGTGTAGTTGAAGAGTGTGGCCTTCACTCTCGCAGACGAAACTGAACTGGAAGACAGGTTCTAATGAATCTAATGTAGTGCAACCACTAGTGGGTATGCAAGCCACAGGACCATACCAGGGATAAGCTGCAGTAAAACCCGAGAGACTTGGTGCAGTCTGGTCCTTGGCCCAGTTGTTCTGCTCTGCAGTCTGTTATTCTACCACACTATTCACTAATGTAAGCCTAccctttttccttccactgTTTCTTTCCTAAATGGAGAATAGGTACTCAATTTCTTAAACACTTATGAAACAGTAAATTACATAGCATGGACAATTTTTGGTTTGCCATTTCTTCATTCACATGAACCCAGCTGCTGTTTCCTatagttttgctgtttttctttgcttagtACCTTTATTCACAGTATTAGTTTTGCAGAAGGACTAACAGCATCCTTCTGTTACATTTTATTCTTCACACCACTCTATAATGCAAGGCTGTGGTCAACCccttgtagtgggtttacgtggcaaggttttggtagcagggggccataggggtggtttctgtgagaaagatctagaagccgccccatgtttgggaagggcccccttgttttccagatctgagccaataagcgatgttgttttgcgcctctgtgagagcgtatttaagacagggaaaaaacgctgcgccacacagcagccgggagagtcaagggagtgaaaaacagccttgcaggtgccaaggtcagtgtagaaggagggggagaggtgctccaggcgccggagcagaagtcccctgcagcctgtggtgaggcccattgtgaagcaggatgtccccctgcagcccatggagtaccacagtggagcagggttccacgctgcagcctgtggaggagaccacggtggagcaggtggccctgcaccaatggaggctgccgcctgtggaagacccctgccggagcagatcccgggccggacctgtagcctgtggagaggagcccacgcaggagcaggtgacctggcaggagctgctgcccgtgggggagccaggttggagcagtttgctcctgagggatggaccccgtggtacggacccatatctggagcagctctggaagagctgctgcctgtgggaagcccacactggatcagttcatcaaggactgcatcctgtgggtgggaccccacagcacaggggacgagagtgaccgagaaggagcagcgGAGAAGAAGTGCTGGAggctgaccataacccccattcccccgttcccctgcgccgctcggggggaggaggtggaagagggtggatgggcagggaaggtgcttttggtttctttcctttgtttctcacttctctagcttgttagtaatgagcaataaatcttactatctgtcttcttatgctgagtctgttttgcccgttacaataattattgcgtgattttctcgtccttatctcaacccttgagcccttttcacatattttctccccattcctctttgaggagggggagtgagagagcagctgtggtggagctcggctgcccactcgagcggaaccacgacacccCTTCATACTGAGAATGCCattcaaattttgttttgtttctagaaataCTGACGCTTTAAGAGAGCATATGGTGTCTTTTTTGTTAAACAGATACATTTAGAAGGCAATTCTTCCATCAGGTGTGACTACAACTACATGTTAAAGTACTGGTTATATATCCAGAAGAAGTGTGTCTTAGTCATACTGTCCTTTCTTTTGCTGAACTTCTGCACGAGGGCTGCCAGACTGATGTCATTCTAGACttgggggagagaaggagaatTGCTGAAAAAGGTCCTGTAGCATGGCTTGCTgctcaaaaagcagcagcagatagGGTTATGTTCCTTAGTTCAAACCCTACCGCTGCTGCATGTGATGGTGCCTGTAAAAGTGTAAGAAACTACAGTAACACAGAAAGCATGTTCTCCATTGCAGTTAACCTCTTCTGTAGTGACATGACAAATCAGTCCTCTGTGCAGAAATATATGGTTGTTTCTTTCAATGAGGTGAATGCACAAGATACTTTACCAAGTGCTCTGAATATCTGTCCAAAATACTGTCTTATGAAGGACATGAAGAATTTCTATAGAGACGTTTCTGTTTTATACAACTAGGTGCACAGCAAGAAATTGAGAATTAATAGTTGTCTGAATATTAAGCTCTAGTCTTACAAAAGCTGTACAATAGGGACAAATTTAATATGAGCTTTCTTACTTGAAAgaaatcacaaataaaatacttctattTTAACCGGTGAAAAACGTGATTTCTacaatatgaaattaaataatttgttcTCAAGTAACATAACCAGTAAGAAGTAATCAGTTGTGAAAATAATGGAATGTAGTTCACTAAGTAATTTAGAAGCACTGCTCTTTCCTGCACAGAGTTTGTCAACTTAACTGGTGGACTCCTCAGTTGCAGTGAAGTGGTGCAGTCTGGCTCAGAGGCTGTTTTGGTGACTGTTACTTTGTTGAGATACAGTGCACATTTACAGTATATTTGATATGGTATTGTAAGAATGAAGTAGATTTTACATTTCACTTGCTGTCCAGATGTCATCAGCACTCATTGATGTaaagttgtgatttttttttactgtggaGAATATTTGTAGGtcaaaaaatccacaaaaaaaatatctttgtacatacatatttttcttctgtatcacCCTCAAGTGacttaaaaatcttaaaaattaattctgtaactgaaattctAGACCCTTTTCTTGAAccactcccccccccaaaaaatgaaaaacaaaaccaaacccagcACTGACAAGTAACCTTGCCAGAGTAAAACCTGAAGTACGGTATGCTTTCTGGAGATCTTCAATAAAAGGGAGCTCACAGTTactacttttaaataaaatataataacatAACTATAGCCTGcagtgaattatttttagatGAGTTTACAGCATAATTTGACTAGAGAGATCCTTTCACTAAAACTTTTAATGAAGGCAGGTTAAAAGTAAGTCAGTTCTTTCTTATGTGATTTGCAGAAACATTCATCTTTGATATTATATTGTTTAAAGAGGTTTAATATTAACCTACATTTTAATTGCAGATAGGGATTTAAGGCATGGTTTGCAGGTGGTAGGAGTCTTCATTACAGAAGATAAAACAACAAATAGCACTTATATAACTAAGGCTTAGTTTATAACTAAggattcaggagaaaaaaaaccaTGCTATATAAAAGCTACATAAATAAAGAAGAGCTCTAAATAGCTTTAGAgctacataaaaaataaatctagttTTAGGtgtattatattttctttttaaataggGAAAAAGGGGAGCACTACCACAAATAAGGAGAAGCTAAAATGAGATTTCAATTATGTGACCAGGGAAGAAAGTATATTCCACTTTCATAAGTTTTTTCAAtgaataatattaattattatagAAGCGAAATACAACAGCAACTGAAGTCTAGGTTCTCTATTTCACTTTTTCCATGATGATAATTTGTGTAACGATTTTATCTCCTGGTAACATTAGTGTAGGAATGGGAGTAACGCATTAATCACACAGAATGCGCACTTCAGGTGTTGTTTCTGTGTATACTTATGTGTGCCTGGAATTAATCTTGGTTTAAACTTGACCTTTTCAATATGGTATCTCAAATTCCAACATTGTGCCACTTTgggtgtgtatgtatatatttaaaacctACGTGATATAAATGTAGTGGATCTGGAGATAAGTGGTATTCTGTACACTAAATTCAATGTATACAATTGAAAAGATCAAGGATAGCAATGCTGAAGTAATATGCATACAGTAAGATTTTTGCGCCACTATTGGAAAAATCTCAGTTGAAGttagttttaataaaataaaacatcagcaGAAAATCAATACATCTGCACTGGAAGAAAGTGACATCTGGGGATCGATTAACCATGCTCTCCTGTAAACATACCAGTTACCAGACAAACGCAGCTCGCTCTCGTAACATTCTTACACCAAAACGCTGCCATTCTCGCTGATATATCCAGAGCTCCTGAGTTGTGTCAAGACAGGCTAAAACAGCACCTCCTTTCCATGCAATTAAGCGGGGATCCATATCCTAAGTTTAAATACATAGAGAGAGTCACTACTCTGTGCACAGTTCTAAAATGctgcctccttttttttccccaacagtATTCATTACTTAGAATCTTGGTAGTGAGGAGAGAATTTTTCAAAATCATTCAGAACAAAAGACTTTCATGatattgagattttttttttttaaaaaaaaaaaggaaaaaaatatttaaggtgttttaaaagtcactttttttttaaatgacatgcCATGAAAATCCTGCCCTCAGCAGGCAGGCCAAATGCTCTAAAAATACTCAAACTTTGCTTTTTACAAATTTTGTTTGGTTACAGCCAAGCTAAAAATGACCACACTTTAACactgataaaaattaaaacaaaaccaaaacctaaCAATTCTTTATTAAGCAGAAAGATACTTTCATGGATCCATACTAATTGCTTCTTTGAGAACATGGCCCTCAGCTAATAAGCACTTCCATGATCAATACCAGTAATTATCTTGCTTTACCTGTAATTGCCCACCTGTAATACCAGTGCTATAGTATAAGCTGCCAGCTTGCCTCctcaaaaatacacaaaaaagtGTAACTGTTCTTTCTGTGGttttgaaaaaatgaattattaaagATCTTTTGAAGATTTCAACCAATTCTAGTTTACTAACTGTGTAGCTATTAGTTAATGTTATACCTTAGGTCTTGTGATGACTTCAACATTTTCAACAACTCTTCTGAAAGAAGGGGGCATTTTGTTGAGAATTCGGTGTTGTAGAAACTCTTGAGCTTTATGAAACATAAGACCTCCTCCCACTACTAAGATGGAGCTGTACATCTTCTTTTTTGTATCATCAGATGCTGGAAGGAATGGATATATAGAAGTAtatctatttttaaagtttaataGGGCCTGTATTTATACTTCAAAGAACCTAATGTAACTCAAACTAGATACAAACTGGtaaaaatttacttttaaaattcttttgctgTTCCTGGGAGCTTCAAAAACAAGCTCAAGAAAGCTCAACAAAGATTTAAGTTTAACAGTGCAACTATTCTAGAGATGATAAAATAAAGGGACATACATACTACTTTCCTAAATTAAATCCACATTAAAATATGGATTTAAATGTGGAGATTAAAACCACACTGAAAAGCAATTTGACAGAATTATACAAACGTATTTCTTACCACAGCAGTCAATACTATGAAGGATGGCTTTGTCAAGACCTAGGGCTTTGCCTTCAAACTGAGAAATTGCTGTTTTCCTGGACATGTGTGCACTTAAAGGTTCCTCTGAATCATTTCCAGATATCATACAGTCACTTTGGGAAGATCCTAGTTCCACTTCTTGGGGGTAGATCCTCTCTGAAATGTCTGTGGCTTGGCCTCTCAAGTCTCCCTCATATGTACCAGGCTTTGACATAGACTTTCTATCAGCTGTAGCTTTTGCAGacttaaaataagaaaacaagtttaaatataaactatgaaaaataggaaaagatcTTCAACAGGTTACAGAACAGTACAAAGACTTAATTAAGCACCACTTCTTTACCTTTCTGCACAGAGAACAGTTAAACATTGCATTGTTACCTCATACAATTTTTGATTCAGAGTAagtgttttaatttcaaatcCACTAGATGTATCAATGCCATTATTAAGAAGTCTCCTTAGATACTGAAAACTCCTTAGATACTGAAAATGCACAGTTCTAATTAAGGACTTGTCTACACGTGTAATTCCTCACTTTACATTTGTTCTTTAACGCTGCTGACCCAGATAACAAACCTTGGTCTCAGAGATGAGGTATTAAGTCCTAATTTCATCCCCTAATTACATAATactcaatgaaaaataaaccagcAGTCACACACCTGCTCCTGCTTACTTTGTGTGGCTAGCAGATAATGTTCATCATGAGGATCTTCAGGGTCACCTTGTGATCTGTGTTGCAAAGTTGTCATTTTTTGTCCAACAATTCCAAAAGTTGCTGGATAAAACAGAGCCATAGGAGCCTGCAGAGAGATCTGGCATTTTATTATGTGCATTTTTACCTAATTGGTattatagaaaagaaaaatcatcttctATGTTAGTTGTCTTGCAATTCAAACTTAATAcagttttttttccaagtagttTCATAAAAGACTTAGTGGCTTCAGttttgtataaataaaaaaaccacATTGAATATACTTGTAGATGTTCATAGGTTTCTTTACAGCCTTCTGTGATGTACAAGTAATTCAAATATAGTTTGTTACAGAGCTAGTAAAAATTTGCAGAGTCAGCATTCATTCCTTACATTTGAAGGATAAACATCATCATATTCAATTGAACTCACAAACCTTCTGGCTAAAGCTAGTTAGAAATGTTGTACATTGCCTTGTGCTTCATTAGGCACACTCATATATATTgcaattcattttaatattattactaAGCATATGTAAAAAACAGTATGTAAATTACATGGGCTAAATAGCATGGAGACAATACAAAGGGAGGCCCTGAACCCAAACAACGAATGTATTTCTTGTCCCTTTTACAAAAATCACCTGTAATTTTTCATCCCCTAATCGGAACTGGTATAATAGAGCTGGAGAATCCGGATGCCGAATTTGGAACTCATGGTCTTGCAACCCAGAAATATCCTGCAgtcaaaaatgttaaaaaaaaataaataataataaatatatatatatgtatttttctgtatctCTATGCCAAGCTGCACAATCTAGTTAAACTGTTGGCaatgacaaaaaataacaattctAAGTTTCATAAATCTATTCTTCAACTCCTTTTAAAGTCTTTTCCTTTAAGCAAGATCTACCAAAACACCTTTCCACATGCTTAAGCCTCTAAAATTATGATGTGTTTGGAACAATTAGACTGGTACATCTGCTGGTACATCTCACAAAACTGAAGCTGAAAAACAGCATATATGCAAAATActatcagtttttttttcaataataagAACAAATAAACCTCCTTTCTAAGAGCTGGGATTTCTTTcaactacaagaaaaataaaacaaatttcaaaTACTTCAGCTCTAAACCTTCTACAATTTTTGccagtatttcattttctatgcCCATTAAGCCCATTTCCTACAGCTCTCCTGTatctaataattaaaaatataccaGTTAGAGAGGACTATGAGATGACTattctatattaaaaataaagcacacaGTATGTACAAACACAACTTTCCattgaaaaaaatcatgcatCTTCTGAACTGTTG
It encodes the following:
- the ACTR8 gene encoding actin-related protein 8 isoform X3 — its product is MKSSSHYSQLQKLKKPESTEQRQNGLKMVDQAIWSKKMSNGARRIPVSPDQARSYNRQMRPAILDHSSGAKWTNTANHPEFLVGEEALYVNPLDSYNIHWPIRRGQLNLHAGPGGSLTAVLADLEVIWSHAIQKYLEIPLKDLKYYRCILLIPDIYNKQHVKELVNMILMKMGFSGIIVHQESVCATFGSGLSSACIVDVGDQKTSVCCVEDGVSHRNTRLCLAYGGSDVSRCFYWLMQRAGFPYRDCQLTNKLDCLLLQHLKETFCHLDQDISGLQDHEFQIRHPDSPALLYQFRLGDEKLQAPMALFYPATFGIVGQKMTTLQHRSQGDPEDPHDEHYLLATQSKQEQSAKATADRKSMSKPGTYEGDLRGQATDISERIYPQEVELGSSQSDCMISGNDSEEPLSAHMSRKTAISQFEGKALGLDKAILHSIDCCASDDTKKKMYSSILVVGGGLMFHKAQEFLQHRILNKMPPSFRRVVENVEVITRPKDMDPRLIAWKGGAVLACLDTTQELWIYQREWQRFGVRMLRERAAFVW